TTGTTGGaaggacgagcaacttgcaacaCCCATTACGAAGCTTTGGAAAGCAATCAAGGAAgtgcaggaagggacgttcgttcccgacagagagaacgacgagctcacaagggccctcgggaatcctgagcaccctggacggacacgaggcacgccaggctccgttgggtttcccgacgcaggcggttacaaaacccaagAGAGGAGGACGAAAGTGGAGCAGAGCGAAGTGCAGCAGCTTAAGGAAAGGGTACGAAAGCTAGAGGAACAACAAGATGTTGAGAACCAGCAGCTGCGAGGTCCTGCCCaagaagctaccccgccatctcagcggagaagcactgtggcttccaccgagctcgTTCAGCAGCCTGACTTGACGGGTCCTAGCTACCCCATGGACTTTATCACGGATTCACACCAGTgtcaccttatgacgcaatggctttagctcaaagtcaaggcggctgtcggctctgtgtACCCTCCTTCACCCGGagcaacttttcactgtcgtccgatTCCACAAGGCTATGATGTtctgatggtggatgaaataatggagggatttgaggagctccagcttgagCACCCTACAGGTGATGGGGAGACTCAGCTGGGTCTTGCTATGAAGACTCCgtgtctatggcggaaggagcacaTCAACCTTCTGAACTTCAGGGCTCCGGCGATTCAGctgggcactccgcctcctccgcctcctcctcctcctctggcgagtgatcagggcacttcGCCTCCTGCTCCGGCGCGTGAGGGCGGCAGTACTCCACCTCCTTCTCCGCTTGCTCCGGCGCGTCTGAGCAGCCCGTctcctccttcgccgcctcgTAAGCGACGGCGGAACAAagacgccgccgctccggctgctccggcgcgttgTAGCAGTCCGCCTCCGGCTGCTCCGCCTCTTAAGCAACGAAATAAGAGAGCCGCAGCTGCTCCGGCTGCTCCgacgtctagcagtacagccagaggcgggaggcaatacaaaTTCGGTCCATcgtctctcaagcctctagagaagttaccatacgtgAGGAGCGATGAGGAAAACCAGAAGATCTCTGAAGGCCAAGTGAATGACTTCGTTCAATCGGTAAAAGCTAAGATACATCCACCTCCGGCGGAGAAGATAGATCCAGTGAAGGCGAAGCGCACTTTGGATGCCCTGCAGCGACCACCACCGCCTCCGCCGCAATCCAACTATGACCGCATCATTGAAATGACATATAaggaagcggagcggtcgggaagtacttgcACTGATCAAAGGCTAGCAGAACGAAGAAAAGGGAAAAAAatccccagctcggcgaacaagcgaagcAATCGTGCCCCCGCTCAaagtgtctagcgatatcgtcgctaatcttCCGGGGATGCTGCCCGGTACCAATCATGGAGATTACATGCTCGACGACGATGCACTTTTTGAAACAATGGAGGTGGACACATTAAGATTCCGgcacgggaagcctctcgtcagaCCTGGTACTTCCCTAACAAcaatgatgcgaagattccatgattggtacatggacaTCTGCAGGAAGTCTGGGAcagatactttgacgctgagagttaaagaggagcatgacctcgttggaattgatctgttgtctgttccatatgaggagttcttccaatttttcaatcaaaaggccctcgataaaacaatcatcacttgctactgtttgtaagtactacttctctgtaattaattaagtctctatatatagctcagctctttcattgcatgtatatataattatcctcactatattatgcagattgaagatcgccgaattaaAGAAAAGACAAGtaggtgatattgggttcattaacacaaatctcatggATGAATGGAATGTTAAACATGATCCCAgagataccgaggccaacttgctacgatcgttacttcgaaatcaaaacaaagctacaatactctttccttacgaatacaagtgagtgttactgtcttgtgcatattcggtttcccttattactcgatgttatagtaatgtaattgatgagttatgcatgcgtgtgcagcttccactttattctgctagagattaagcttgagcaagGACTAGTAACCGTCATAGACTCCAAACGAAAAAATCTGGAGGAGTATGCGACCATGACTAAAATGCTCGAGAactaagttcaatcgatcattatcgcaccatatcggcaactttgttcatttcctgatatcatgtaattgttttctttgtctggcagggtttggaaaaagttcaccgcACAAGCTCTGGGACTGCCGGCGCAGCTGCGATTTAaccacccgaaagtaagtactagcTACTAGCTAGTCccgcgcatctcccattgattctaactagtttcatcaataccatttagcatgcttgcttatcagtttaattgacctctatttcctgtaaagtggttgtggcaggaacccgggaatgatttctgtggatactacatttgcgagttcatccgccacaccacctgtgagcggggctactctaaacaacaatatgaagtgcgtaagcaataatattcacaattttattttattaccatcatttgtgttgagtttcattcatatatatgtattgacccccttcttcaaattagatgtggcagatgcgggatgaactcctaccacaagatcgcatacgagcaattcaagaggaattggcgggattctttcttgaccacgtcatcgacaaacacggagaataccatgtggaagttgAGTTCAGATATTAGGGGAttttgtaagagatcttatattgtatagtgtatatatatatagCGTCAGATAGATATaagaaaacttgttgttcgaccaatttatcggagaaggagaggtcgatcacttctctctgtgtatatgttcatgacgatcttctgtacttaatggtttccttcatttgcttactagctagctagcgtgtcgagtcctttctatacgtatagtacgtagcgtcgaccaagcacggagataagagaggacacttctctctattagctagctaacacaataattaaccctacaaaacccccAAAAAACCCAACCCCCCACCCTTTCAGGAAAAAAACAAGAACCCCAGCCCATGAATTGCTGACGCGTGGaagccttttggtcccggttggtggcaccaaccgggacaaaaggccctcctgcctggccaagccgcagcggccacgtggagacCCATTTTTCCCGGTTCCTGGGCGAACCGGGACGAAAGGTAttgggctttagtaccgaccctttcaTCTCGGTTCggcaaccgggacaaatgggcctcaTGAACCGGGATAAATGgcccgttttctactagtgtctccctccatcaccatcaccatgaaggccacggaagaggaggagaaggaggcgccGCCGCCATCACTGGGCGCCGGCCATAGACCGGGCGCGCCGGTgcccatctccatctccatcctCGCACTTGTATTTTGGATGATTGAACATGTTGATGGCAGCAATAAATCATTCCTCTTTGTGTGTCTATTCATCCATGTTTGAGTAATTGATCTGGTTCTAGGTTGACGTATGATCTAGTACGCACAACTAGTCTTCGTGGCTTCATTTGGTATTTACTCTCTTTCGCGTTGCATGTATAGCACTTGCACGTACACGGAGTAGATAGATGAACTTTGTGATCCTTTAGTTCCGTTGTGTATTATTGACAGCCGCATGTGACCATGACGCGATGTTATGTCTAGTGCACCTAGGAGTGACAGATCACAGACGCAAACCCTTGGGGGAACCATTAATAGTCTATAATACTTGTATGCTACTAAGATGCTCCTCTAGTACTAGTGAGACTGAAAGCCTAGGTACAACCCTTTGCTCTATTCAATCCAGCAAGTACAACCCCCTTTTACTTTGTGTTCTAGTTTAGTATATTTTCTCTCCTTGTTTGTAGTCCAGTTAAAAAACCCCGTTTATTATCGTTCCGGTAGTAACCGATAGAATAGGTTTTTTCCAAACTACGGTTTGGGCGTGAATGTAGCTACGCAGACAACGTAGTTGCGGGCTTGGTAGTGTCTTCCTGTTAGCTCgatccttgtgggttcgacactctacTTATCACACGAAAGTGCTACAATAGTCATGTGCCCTTGCAGGACATCAAACAGCAAGAGTCCCCTCGTCAGGGGGAGCTGTTGTGCCAATGTTTGGAGATAATGCGAGCCCCCTCGTCAGGGATGCCCACACTTCGGGGTAAAGCGATAAAAAACCATCGTTAGTTTGCAGCGGACTACTCCTAGTTGAGGTGTGTTTTTACGGCAGGTTCTTCTGACAGAACCAAGGTTCCCCTGTTAGTTTCTCGCGGACTGCTCCTAGctgggcgcggggggggggggggggggggggggagcgtcCGTAGGGGTGATGAGAATTTTCTCGTCGGTTTGCAGCGATATCCATTGTTTGCTAGGCTGACTGAGGAAAGCTCATCATTGCGACTATGATTTCAATGGGCATGAATATAATATGTGCTACGATGTGGTTGATGGTATCTATCGTATGTGGGCTACCTTGGCAAGACCATCTTGGAGCCACTTGGTGAGAGAAGGTCTCACTTTGCCCAATACTCGTTAGAAAGGATGTTGAGAGGGCATGTTTTGCAGTTGTTTGTGGACGTGCTAAACAATGGTATCCGAATACCTTGTGGGAGGTGATGATATGTTGTGTGATCATGTATAGCATGATCATGTACAATGAGGTTGAGAATGCTGGCGCAACTCTTGAATTTAAGAATATGGGTGACTCTGGGTGACTCTATCGAAGTTCCGTATCAGAATCTGGCCATGTGTTGATGAGTTTGTTCAAATGCATCAACAAATTCAGCATCGAGCAACTCATTAGCAACTGAAGAAAATTTTGATTGAGCATTAATAGAGGTTAAGGATGACAAGGCGCTTGCGATGGAGAAGGCCGCCGCCCGCCCCGTCCGAGAAGGATCACAAGGGCGAGAAGCCGCCGCCCAAGGGCAGGTGCGAAATTCTCTACTGGTTCCTTCGTGGTTCGTCTTCTGTACTCCTGATGCTATCACAGATTCACAGGTGTGCTCGCTCTCGTAGCATCTACTCCTGGTTGCTCCTTAGAGCGTGGGGAGGCTCAGTTTTTTGGGTGGTATTGTGTTGTAAGCTCTGGGTCTCAACATTCGGTATCTTGTAATTCCTGACTGGTTGATGACTTCGTTGAAATTCCTGACTGGTGATGACTTCGTTGAATCAAATGGGGATTTGACTGGTTGATGACTTCGTTGAAATTCCTGACTGGTTGATGACTTCGTTGAATCAAATGGGGATTCGTCTTGAGCTAGCCTACCTTCGAAAAAACAATAAGGGCAGTGAAGGGGCTTTGAAATTGGGCAAAACTTGATCACCTCACCGTTGTGGTGCATAAGCTGATACACTATCGATAGAAATAATTTATTTGTTAGCAAGCGCAAAAAATAGCAGTTATGGGCTTGGAGCGGACCTCAAAAGCAAATTCTACATATATTATTTTTGCGCTGACATTCGAAACATTCTACAACGGCCAGATCGGACGGATGACGCCGCCAATATGCTACATACAACTTCTCATCATGTTTACAAATGCTACTGTCCAAAACTGAGGCACGAATTCGTCCACCCGTGGCGGCTATCGCTTGTCCGTCGTCTTCACCGGCACCCCCTTGTACATGCCCACACGCGACTTGAGGTCGTCTCGGCGCGGCCTTGCCACCTTGTTGTTCGGATCAAAGAGCAATACCTCCTCGAACGCCCTGAGCGCTGACGCGAGGTCCTTCTGCTGCTCGTATGCATCGCCAAGGTTGTTCCACGCCGTCACGTAGCCTGGTTGGAGCTCCACGGCCTTCTCGAATTGCTTGATTGCCTTGTCCAGTTTGTTCTCCCGCTTGTAGCTCACCCCCAGGGCATTGTACACCTGGTCATCACGGTAAAACTGTTTCAGAGAGAAGAAACAGAACATGGGTGGCCGTATTGGTTTTTAAGTGGATAAGCACAGCCAAGGAAAAAAAACAGCGCACTTCAACAAAATAGCGCCGGCCTCAAAGTACGCTATTAGCGTGCTATATCGCGCTATAGTGTGCTATTAGCGAGGTGTTGTATACTAATTTATTTAGCGAGCCAATTCTCAGCATGctatagcgcgctattttttCCAGTGAGCACAGCCCAAGAGCACATATATTGGTTCAATAGCAGATACTTGCCGCAAGAATCTATGTCAACTCTCACAAGACTGTAAAAGAAAAGACAGGTAAATTTcagatgtactccctccgttcctaaatataagattttttagatattccaatacggactacatacggagcaaaatgagtgaatcgacactctaaaatacgtttatatacatccgtatgtagttcatattgaaatctctaaaaaaggtttatatttagaaacggagggagtagttcttaAACGGCAAACTGCACCTTTGGTTAAAAAAAGGGAAAAAGTTTCTAAGTGAGCATGATACCAAAGTACCAGCACCGCAGTTTCTAAGAACAAAACATATTATGTAGGCTAGCAGTATCAATGCATGATATGATTGGATTGGTAAAAGATAAGTCAGATTTTAGAATGCAGAAAATAAATAACTAGTTGTTGTGGATATCTAACCTGCGCAAGATCTTGCTCATCTCTATCCCATTTTTGGATTGCTTGCTGTAGATATTTGATAGCTGCAGGGTAAAACTTTCTCCGGAGCATGACTGCTCCAAGCTCAAAAAGTTCTGTAGCGCTTCCCTCACCACTTCTCACTTGTTCCTGTAATTAAGATAATTAAGTATGGTTGACGTAACGTGCGAATACAGTGTTCATTATGAAGCGAGCAACATCAGTGAAGAACTTCTATAAAGACAACCTGTTCTACCATGATATGAGGATTTGCACATGTAACGAAtattccctccgttcctaaatatatgacGTTTTGGTAGTTCAAATTCGGAGGGAGTACAACAAAACAGAGTTAACCAAGTTCTTTCTCGGATCAGAAAcaaaaaattggaaagattgacCAGAAGAAACGGATGTCCAGACTTCAAGACCATATTTTTTTTGAAGACTAGTTGTATGCCCATACGTTCCATGGAAGTAACAAAATAAATCCAATCATGTGGCACATAAAAGTCTATACAAACCCAAAGGTCACAAAAAAATAACTTAGGTTTGAGGAAACATAAGCAGTCATACTGCATAATGTAAAATCCCGAGAACAAATACTGCAGAAAAGCTCCCATGCTAGGAAGTTCCTCTGGTAGAGAGAGCTGCGATGTCAGCCAGGTCATCAACAACAACTCTCGTAATCAAGGATAAATGAGACTAACTATTTTTTAAATGAGGAGAATTTAACTTTTTGTTGGATAATTTCAGAACAGTACAAATTTCTTTGAAAAAATATGTTTACATGCCCGCATGTCACTCGCCTAGATATTGCACTTGCCTAACAAAACTATATGAAACCAAACAAATTCAGCAAACTACTGAAAATGTTGTCAAACATTTAACATAAGTAAGACAGTAGTAAAATGTGATGTTACATCACAATCGGTGTTGCCATTGTTTATTATCTACATTAAACTGAAGTCTAATACTTGAGAGTATTCAGTAATTCCAGTATGGTGTTATTAGGAACTCATGTTGACCGTTCTGAAGAACAGAGTCTTCAGCAGGGTGTGGGTTGGGTAAGTGTGTTATTAAAGGcaggaggggggaggaggggaGTAATCTTGCTCGATGACAGATTGACAATATAAGGTACTTATTCGTAAAGCTAAATAACTAAAATAATAAAAATCCAGATTGCAACCTGTGTTACTTCCTGCACCCTCTTGTACCTATCGCTCAGCAATCGATAGCACCAAGCCTGCTGAGGTCCGAGAGGCATCACTGATGGGACGTGGGAGCAGTAGCAAAACTGGAAGTGATGCCAGCAGCAACTAAGGTTAACtacctgctctctctctctctctctctctctctctctctctctctctctctctctcttccctcCTCTCATCTGATCCTCATCCCTCTACCCCTTGTGATCCATGACAAGCATCTCCCAGCAAGAACCAAGATCGCTGGTCGACTCAATCCCCAGATATCAGGGGAACTATGTTGATGCAGGTTTTGCAATATAATACTGACCCATAGTA
The Aegilops tauschii subsp. strangulata cultivar AL8/78 chromosome 3, Aet v6.0, whole genome shotgun sequence genome window above contains:
- the LOC109768588 gene encoding tetratricopeptide repeat domain-containing protein PYG7, chloroplastic isoform X3, whose translation is MNLLQQLGILPCGATAWLSFAESAQSSEGVKLNMVYEVGELFELGIQLSYLLILLGLLGTGTFFVIRQVLVRRELDLSAKDLQEQVRSGEGSATELFELGAVMLRRKFYPAAIKYLQQAIQKWDRDEQDLAQVYNALGVSYKRENKLDKAIKQFEKAVELQPGYVTAWNNLGDAYEQQKDLASALRAFEEVLLFDPNNKVARPRRDDLKSRVGMYKGVPVKTTDKR